One stretch of Camelus bactrianus isolate YW-2024 breed Bactrian camel chromosome 21, ASM4877302v1, whole genome shotgun sequence DNA includes these proteins:
- the CRNN gene encoding cornulin, protein MPQLLRNITGIIEAFGRYARTEGACQVLTRGELKRLVEREFADVIVKPHDPATVDEVLRLLDEDDTGTVDFKEFLVLVFRVAQACFKTLSESPEGACGSQESGSRPSAASQEPGEGQRGGTEVGTAGKGQDQAGSHGAQSEQASTGQSGPGPQTQGQDISSAQVSHQDRQSESQRREGASQLTQARDHVEQTQRVREDKSPQARESRAERQLQTREQDRAHLTSETIIGTLTQTQTGATQTVEQDRSHQMGSTSTQSWEPICGQTRGTETHGQDRSQTSQVVTGGHVQTQGGAIQTVEQDRSHQMGSTSTQSWESTCGQTRGTETHGQDRSQISQVVTGGHIQTPPGSQTQTHTQTMEQDRSHQTGSTAIQPQEPTCGQTRGTEIHSQDRSQTSQVVTGGHIQTQAGSQTQTHSQIVEQNRGHQKGSTGTQPWESTCGQTRGIETHGQDRSQTSQVVTGGHVQTQGGATQTVEQDRSHQMGSTSTQSWESTCGQTRGTETHGQDRSQTSQVVTGGHVQTQGGATQTVQHDRSQTASHTGAGEQGQTQRQSGSGPRHTQVSSYEAGETELGGQAQTEPSTVTSRQDWSSACPTHSVARGPGERDPTVVRQEWVDDHARETVIRRQDQGSLHTSVPAAQGQEAAQQGGKRSLTAKGLYSYFKSSTP, encoded by the exons ATGCCTCAGTTGCTGCGAAACATCACTGGGATCATCGAAGCCTTTGGGCGCTACGCCAGGACCGAGGGCGCCTGCCAGGTGCTCACCCGGGGGGAGCTGAAGCGGCTCGTGGAGCGGGAGTTTGCTGACGTCATCGTG AAGCCCCATGATCCGGCCACCGTGGATGAAGTCCTGCGCCTGCTGGATGAAGACGACACAGGGACTGTGGACTTCAAGGAATTCTTGGTCTTGGTGTTCAGAGTCGCCCAGGCCTGTTTCAAGACCCTGAGTGAGAGTCCTGAGGGAGCTTGTGGATCTCAAGAGTCTGGAAGCCGCCCCTCTGCGGCCTCACAAGAGCCAGGGGAAGGACAGAGAGGTGGCACTGAGGTGGGGACGGCTGGGAAAGGACAGGACCAGGCAGGGAGCCACGGTGCACAGAGTGAGCAGGCTTCCACGGGGCAAAGTGGGCCTGGGCCTCAGACCCAGGGTCAGGACATCAGCTCTGCTCAGGTCAGTCACCAGGACAGGCAGTCTGAGTCTCAGAGACGGGAGGGAGCCAGCCAGCTGACACAAGCAAGGGACCACGTGGAGCAGACCCAGAGAGTGCGAGAAGACAAGAGTCCTCAGGCCAGAGAAAGCAGGGCGGAGAGGCAGTTGCAGACCAGGGAACAGGACAGAGCCCACCTGACAAGTGAGACCATCATTGGAACTTTAACTCAGACCCAGACAGGTGCCACCCAGACTGTGGAGCAGGACAGGAGCCATCAGATGGGAAGCACCAGCACCCAGTCATGGGAGCCCATCTGTGGCCAAACCAGAGGGACTGAGACCCATGGTCAAGACAGGAGTCAGACCAGCCAAGTGGTGACAGGAGGACATGTTCAGACACAGGGAGGTGCCATCCAGACTGTGGAGCAGGACAGGAGCCATCAGATGGGAAGCACCAGCACCCAGTCATGGGAGTCCACCTGTGGCCAAACCAGAGGGACTGAGACCCATGGTCAAGACAGGAGTCAGATCAGCCAAGTGGTGACAGGAGGACACATTCAGACCCCACCAGGGTCACAAACCCAGACACACACCCAGACCATGGAGCAGGACAGGAGCCATCAGACAGGAAGTACCGCCATCCAGCCACAGGAGCCCACCTGTGGTCAGACTAGAGGGACTGAGATTCACAGTCAAGACAGAAGCCAGACAAGCCAAGTGGTGACAGGAGGACACATTCAGACACAGGCAGGGTCACAAACCCAGACACACAGCCAGATTGTGGAGCAGAATAGGGGCCATCAAAAAGGGAGCACCGGCACTCAGCCATGGGAGTCCACCTGTGGCCAGACCAGAGGGATTGAGACCCATGGTCAAGACAGGAGTCAGACCAGCCAAGTGGTGACAGGAGGACATGTTCAGACACAGGGAGGTGCCACCCAGACTGTGGAGCAGGACAGGAGCCATCAGATGGGAAGCACCAGCACCCAGTCATGGGAGTCCACCTGTGGCCAAACCAGAGGGACTGAGACCCATGGTCAAGACAGGAGTCAGACCAGCCAAGTGGTGACAGGAGGACATGTTCAGACACAGGGAGGTGCCACCCAGACTGTGCAGCACGACAGGAGCCAGACTGCAAGCCACACAGGGGCTGGAGAGCAGGGACAGACCCAGCGGCAGTCAGGCAGTGGTCCAAGACACACACAAGTGAGCAGTTACGAGGCAGgagagacagagctgggaggaCAGGCCCAGACCGAGCCAAGCACTGTGACCAGCAGACAGGACTGGAGCAGCGCCTGCCCAACGCACAGTGTGGCCAGGGGGCCGGGAGAGAGGGATCCCACTGTGGTGAGACAGGAGTGGGTTGATGACCACGCGAGGGAGACAGTGATCCGAAGGCAGGACCAGGGCAGCCTGCACACCAGTGTGCCTGCGGCACAAGGCCAGGAGGCCGCccagcagggagggaagcgcagcCTCACAGCCAAGGGGCTCTACTCCTACTTCAAAAGCAGCACACCGTGA